From one Planktothrix agardhii NIES-204 genomic stretch:
- a CDS encoding CRISPR-associated protein Cas2 → MKNTLFYLVIYDLPDSKAANKRRTRLHKLLSGYGKWCQYSVFECFLTSVQFVNLQHQIEKLVKPAEDSVRIYVLDAGSLKRTITYGSEHPRQDQAIVI, encoded by the coding sequence ATGAAAAATACGTTATTTTATTTGGTGATTTACGATTTACCCGATAGCAAAGCGGCTAATAAACGGCGCACAAGGTTACATAAATTGTTGTCGGGTTATGGCAAATGGTGTCAGTATAGTGTGTTTGAATGCTTTTTAACAAGTGTTCAGTTTGTGAACTTACAACACCAAATTGAAAAGTTAGTTAAACCTGCTGAAGATTCGGTACGGATTTATGTTTTGGATGCGGGATCTCTGAAACGCACAATTACCTATGGGTCTGAACACCCCCGTCAAGATCAGGCTATTGTCATCTAG
- a CDS encoding CRISPR-associated protein Cas4 — protein MTDLTLAYLNAWEYCPRRFYLEYQLGETKDNEHIIMGRYLHENINEEGTTFEGDTIIHRQQWVWSEQLKVSGIIDAVEEREGQLIPLEYKKGKMAQHLNDHFQLCAAALCLEERTGKVIPYGEIFYHGNRRRQRVEFTPKLRQMTQEAITLAHKTAMGKIPLPINNSKKCQACSLTGICLPFEVKELICQGV, from the coding sequence ATGACTGATTTAACTTTAGCTTATCTCAACGCTTGGGAATATTGCCCCCGTCGATTTTATTTAGAATATCAATTGGGGGAAACAAAGGATAACGAACATATTATTATGGGGCGTTATCTCCATGAAAATATTAATGAAGAAGGAACTACTTTTGAAGGTGATACTATTATTCACCGTCAGCAGTGGGTCTGGAGTGAACAGTTGAAAGTAAGTGGAATTATTGATGCTGTGGAAGAACGGGAGGGTCAACTGATTCCTTTAGAATATAAAAAGGGAAAAATGGCGCAACATCTCAATGATCATTTTCAACTTTGTGCGGCGGCGTTATGTTTAGAAGAACGCACGGGTAAAGTAATTCCCTATGGTGAAATTTTTTATCATGGAAATCGCCGTCGTCAACGGGTTGAATTTACCCCAAAATTACGACAAATGACCCAAGAAGCGATCACCTTAGCTCACAAAACCGCCATGGGCAAAATCCCTTTACCGATTAACAATTCTAAAAAATGTCAAGCTTGTAGTTTAACAGGAATTTGTCTACCCTTTGAAGTAAAAGAACTAATTTGTCAAGGAGTTTAA
- a CDS encoding CRISPR-associated protein Cas1, with protein MSILYITQPQAILGKKYEAFTVATQEESGKWNKQSVPAQTVEQVVLMGNPQVTGDALTYALELGVPVHYLTSFGKYLGSALPGYSRNGALRLAQFELYQDTERRLELVKTIVSAKIQNQATVLYRQKIADTPLKNHRKLLFKKATLDEVRGVEGIAAKDYFREWSAILNEPWSFPGRNRRPPTDPVNALLSFAYGLLRVQVTASVHLVGLDPYIGYLHEVSRGQPAMVLDLMEEFRPLVADSLVFSVLNKREIQPDDFTESLGAYRLKDEGRKRFLQAFERKMNDEFKHPVFEYRCTYRRAIELQARLLGRYLQEDLVYKPLVLR; from the coding sequence ATGTCTATTCTTTATATTACCCAACCTCAAGCAATTTTAGGTAAAAAATATGAAGCCTTTACCGTTGCAACTCAAGAAGAAAGTGGCAAATGGAATAAACAATCGGTTCCCGCCCAAACCGTCGAACAAGTGGTATTAATGGGCAATCCTCAAGTCACGGGAGATGCCCTCACCTATGCTTTAGAACTGGGAGTGCCTGTTCACTATTTAACCAGTTTTGGCAAATATTTAGGCAGTGCTTTACCCGGATATTCTCGGAATGGAGCCCTACGGTTAGCCCAGTTTGAATTATATCAGGATACGGAACGTCGCTTGGAATTAGTTAAAACCATTGTATCGGCTAAAATTCAAAATCAAGCTACGGTTTTATATCGTCAGAAAATTGCTGATACTCCTTTGAAAAATCATAGAAAATTACTGTTTAAAAAAGCTACTTTGGATGAAGTTCGAGGAGTGGAAGGAATTGCGGCAAAAGATTATTTTCGAGAATGGTCAGCGATCTTAAATGAACCTTGGTCTTTTCCAGGTCGCAACCGTCGTCCACCGACCGATCCAGTGAATGCTTTATTGAGTTTTGCCTATGGTTTATTGCGGGTACAGGTAACAGCATCGGTGCATTTAGTGGGACTTGATCCTTATATTGGATATTTGCATGAAGTCAGTCGGGGTCAACCCGCAATGGTGCTGGATTTAATGGAGGAATTTCGTCCTTTGGTGGCGGATAGTTTGGTATTTTCGGTATTAAATAAACGGGAAATTCAGCCGGATGATTTTACCGAAAGTTTGGGTGCTTATCGACTCAAAGATGAGGGACGTAAGCGGTTTTTACAAGCATTTGAACGGAAAATGAATGATGAGTTTAAACATCCAGTTTTTGAGTATCGGTGCACCTATCGACGGGCGATTGAATTACAAGCTCGATTATTAGGACGCTATTTACAGGAAGACTTGGTTTATAAACCTTTGGTATTACGATGA